In Mangifera indica cultivar Alphonso chromosome 1, CATAS_Mindica_2.1, whole genome shotgun sequence, a single genomic region encodes these proteins:
- the LOC123214700 gene encoding PHD finger-like domain-containing protein 5A, which translates to MAKHNPDLIMCRKQHGIAIGRLCEKHEGKCVICDSLVRPCTLVRVCDKCNYGSFQGRCVVCGGQGISDAYYCKECTQLEKDRDGSPKIVNLGSARTDLFHERKKYGFKKR; encoded by the coding sequence ATGGCAAAGCATAATCCAGATCTGATAATGTGCAGGAAGCAACACGGAATAGCCATCGGACGGCTGTGCGAGAAGCATGAGGGTAAGTGTGTGATTTGTGATTCTTTAGTAAGGCCTTGCACTCTTGTGCGGGTATGTGATAAATGCAACTATGGATCATTCCAGGGTCGGTGTGTTGTGTGTGGAGGTCAAGGGATTTCAGATGCGTATTACTGTAAAGAGTGCACTCAGCTGGAGAAAGACAGAGATGGGTCTCCCAAAATTGTCAATTTGGGAAGTGCCAGAACAGACCTCTTCCATGAACGTAAGAAGTACGGCTTCAAGAAAAGATAG